The nucleotide window TGTCGGGCTATCCTGCCGGTCTTGGAGGAGCCACCCTCACTTTTCCTAAAATTGTTCTTCGGAGCCGCTGATCCCTATTGTTTTCCCTGCAGCTAGAGCAGCTGATCCCTATTGTTTTCCCTGCAGCTAGAGCCGCTGATCCCTATTGTTTTCCCTGCAGATAGAGCCGCTGATCCCTATTGTTTTCCCTGCAGATAGAGCCGCTGATCCCTATTGTTTTCCCTGCAGCCTCTGAGTGACGTCCCTTGTTTTGTTCTAACACCATGATAATTGATAGCGGCGCCCATGAGCTGCTGCCAGTCTATAGATGGTATTTTGCCCTCTGTACCGGCATCGTGTGCGCCAGGCTGATACTATCCCATACAGCGAGCACACGTGGAGGGTGCAGCAGACACCGGCAGGGAAGGGTTATGCTCTGTGGTTCTCCTTGGTTATAACGACCGATTAAAAAAAGAATTGTTGGCCAGAGGGATCCCTGGGACAGGACAGCTGGCTGTCACACATGAGATCAGAATGTCCAGTGGTCTAGATCAGACTGTTCAGGAATGTGATGCGGGTGCGCGGTGCGTTATCACATGGCTCTGTGGGAATCTTATGTATATAGTGACCTGGTCCGGTTATGTCCGATCATACAGATCCTCAGTGGAGAACCATTGCATTGTCCGATCTCCAGGGTACTGGTCACCTGTTTGTTATTGTCGCAGGTAGTTGCGGCTGGGAGGAAGGAGAAGCCCTgggaatgtttttattaaagctcTTGTCTAGTTTCCTTAAGAGCGTCGGACACACGCTGGGTCATATAAGGATTTTTACACACCAGTCTGTAAGATTTGTTTACAAACAGTGACAGTGAGGAGGCAGCAGTGCCCTCTAGTGGACACTAAGTGCAGGACGTACAGATTGACAAGAACGATGTGTCCTGCCGATCGGTAGCGACAGGGATTACAGCACAGTGTAAATCGGAGAATATgtctttttaaattatttttcttctCCTAGCACGTCCCATGGTCATGCTACCTGGAGTGCTGAAAATATCACTTTATATTCCTTTTGCATATCCTGAATTGTATCTGGCCTAATATATAGTATTCCTTAATTTTAGATCTGACTCCagttaacgttttgttttttttccctattaaATTCTTCCAGATTACAAATTCAAAAATGGCGAGACCACTTCATGATGGGAGTACCTCTGAACCTGTGGGAAATATCCAGGCAGAAGCTAGCCGTACTTTCCCCCGTGACGTCAGTGCCTGTGAAGCCTCATCTTCTACGATCTGTGAACAAAATTTACCAGTGAGCCATCCAACTGCCCTCACCTCCCACACGTTAGCATCTATGTGCCAGCGACGCCCCGCTTCCCGTGGAAACCCCTTCCAGAACAGACTTGAAATGGTTAACAGTTGGGACCCCGAACCTTCTTCGACCACTTTTGAACAAAGAAATTGCTCTTACCCAGAATCCTTCAGCACAGGAGAAACCACTGCCTACGGTAGGTCATGGAAGTGTTACATGTCTTGATTCGTACCTGTTTAGCTTCCCGGGATAGATTGCAAGCTCTTGGTATTGCAGTTCCAAATATAATATATGAACATCACTAAGGCTGTTGGGatacatatgtagcagagctgaatttgcatACTGATAATCTGCAGCTAATGTAGTCGGTTTACCTGCATTCAGAGGTGTGATAGGGTACGtagcaggtgggggggggggggcaacaagcTGTTCTATCTTGGCAGGGTATATAGATACAGGACTAGGGCGGTGAACGAAATCATTCCTAGAAGTAAAGGAAAACTTTATGATAATGCATCTGTTACATTTGgtacacattcagctctgctacacctgtACCCCAGATGATGGGTCCTGCAGTGTGTAGACATGTCCTGACTTGCGTGTCACCCATATCCTTTAACAATGAGATCAGTGTGTGAAATGTAATAGGACAGTCGTGTTGCTACCTGTTTAGCTTCCAGGGACAGATTGCAAGCTCTTGAAGCCCAGCAAACTCTTCTGGTGACCAAGATAACACTTAGAGCGCCACCTACTGCTTCCATGTATCCATCACATGTGCAGAATAACATAGCAGCGCGTGGCTGATTTGGCACTGACCTATTAGCGGCTTTGCTTCTCACTTTCAAAGCTCGTTGGTAGCATTACTCATTCTTTAAATATGCTTTGCATGCCGGTTTTCTGGGTGTCGCTGTAGTGATGTGACGTGCCATAGGTGTCTCACTTTGAATACTTTCATCTCTGTTCTCACCATATAAGTCCATCTTTTCGCTCCTATTTACCAAAAAGGTTTTCTTGCACATGTTCCCTATTCTTCCTGTTTACGAAGCTTCACGTCTGGCTACGTGCCAGCTCCCTAGAGGCCAGTCATGACACCCTGGCATGAGTCCAGCATGTCTGGAAGTGTTGGCCTCATGGATACGCTGGCACGGTCATGTGCTGGAATGAAACCTACAATAGTATTTAAAATCACCCGGTTCTTTATGGCCGCCATTCCCAGCCTGCCTAAATGCCGGTTATGGAGGGGGAAGTTGTATATACGTTGCATCAGTGGTGACGGGCATATGACTAAGTGATGAGCTCCGTCTGGATTTTCCCTATATGAATAGTCTGTTTAGATGTATGGGGACATATGGTGTTGATATATGTGCGGTGAGGTCATGGATCCACATCGGAGGCTTCTTAATAGGAAAAGTCAGTGCAATAATATTATAATTCCCAGTTGGAAGCCGgttatattgtattttttttattatacttttaTCTTATTTCTGTGATTCTTCACATCTCCACTATATGAGCTGTTAATAGGGTCTTCCGATCACAGAATGTCTGAGCCTTTTGCATCGGTGGAAGTCGCAGCTCCTGGACTCCCACAATGCAACTTTGATAACGTGTTGTCCGATTGCAAaaacggagaacccctttaatttcacAGAAATGGGCTCTGTGATCTCTCTCCGTAACGAAGACTATGCTTCTCTCTTCCAGGTCTCAGGCATACGGCACATGACCACTCCAGGGTGGGGATGGACACAGATGTTTCCAATCAGAATGACCCCCAAGGGGATCGCCCGTTGGCGGGAGAAATGCCCATAGAACGGGAGATTGCCCTACGTCTGCGCAGGATTGGGGACCAAATGAATGAACGATATCTGCAAAGGGTAAGTGTCTTTAATGCCATTTTACCACCTCTGGGCCAGTGTAGTCATTTACTTGTCATATTATTGCTGGTTTTAGCTTTTTGAAACTTTATACTTTATGTATTCATTTAACTGGAGAGAAAAGGAGTTGCACTATGGGCACTGCAGGGTTAATATCTCACCCCCTGATGGCAGTATTTGGCCATCCGACGTTTGACGGGCAGTAGTGCCTTCCCCGTATCGCGATcctccgctgtagcagccgtcgcACTGCCTCCCTTTGTGCTGTGTGCTCGGCTCTGCCCGCTCTTCCTCCTTTTTATATGTGTTGCTATATTTAACCTATGACTCAGACGCCTGCCGGGATCCTCGCTCCACCCACTGCATCCACCATCTGTCTGATTTAGCTCCGCCCACAATGACTAAACCTGCTAATCCACATGGTCCCAACCTGATCGAGTGTTGTAAAAAGGGTTAAGTTGCAGACGCTGACTTGCTTTTGGGCAGACCTTGCCCTCAGATCGGGGTTAAATTAACAATCGCTGTTTTGTGCGTCCTCGTCAGGCTGTATGAAGACTATCAATGCTTGGGAGAGACGATCTCACAGGCATGAAGATTTAAGGCAGCAGCTGTTCACAACATATTGTGGGGGAACTGAAAACTGAAAATGCGCTTTAGTAGTCGATCACCAGTTTAtttctgctgttaaaaatagtttGGAAATTAAGAGcctgtttcttaaaggggttctccagaacCAGATGAAGCTCAAAGCTTACGATGTAGTCCCTATTGAGGGTCCTATAGCCATTACTCTTTTCTCACAAAGTTAAAGCACCCTTTGTcctctggagaacccctttaatgtgactCGATGGCTACagcagaaaatgaaaaataagaaaTAGAACCACCCTCTAGTGGCCACTTTAAGCATTGCACTTGCCTTCTATTAAAAGTCGCCTATAATTGTCTATCGTTATATAGTTTTATAACGATCATTTAATATGCCTGACTGTATTTCTCTTTTTCAGATGCAGATTGGGCAGCGGCAGTGGTGGGGTCCTCTGCGATGGCATCTCACTCAAATCATCTCCGAGATTGTGACCGCCTTGTACAATCCACTTGTGGACATTTTACCGTAGAACTAAGGCAGCCTGTGCCATGTGGACTACTGGTACAAAGAATTGGCTATTCATGCCTACGTTCGCTCCAGTGCTGATTTTGGCTTCTGCTGGACGGAAGTCAAGAGACTTGTAGGGTCTTCATGGACCGTTCCATGCGGAAGTCCATTGGGCGTCAAGACAATTATTTAGAAGCATCTGAGTCCATGACTCTTCCAGCGGTATCGTCACACATCAGATATCAATTTTGACCTGCGCGAGGCGTCGGTGGTCGCCGGCGTCAGTAAGGACATGGTGGATATGGTAAACGCCTTATCTTCCTATTGAGTTCACTGGCTGACTTTTCGTGTGGGTTTTCTTCGGTTAAGACATTATAAGATGGCTGTCACAAATGGGGAATAATATTGGTGATGTGGATTAAGTGGTGGTGTTGAAGTGAAGGCGTTATGAAGAGTTTCAGTTGAAACAAAACTATGGCACATTCTCTAAAATGTTTCTACTGAGTACATGGAAGAATTTGTAACCGCTGTCGTTGGcatcgggggtaactccagtctggTCGTGCCCCCTCCTAATGCACTCATGTCCGTGGCTGGAAagggtgatttatttattttttctgagcCATACTAAACTGCCCTTGTAGCCAAATTGTGGAAATCTAGACAAGCCATACAGAAATCTTGCTGGCCCTCTTTTTTGCATGTTTTGATTGGCCCAAGAATCCTAATTTCATATACATAGAGCTCAGCATGTCGCCACTCCGTACTAACCCTACGTCCTGATagcacttaaaaaaaactattttttgccACCAAGTTCAATGCCTGATGTTTAGTCCCTGCGAAGCTTTGAtacggaaacttttttttttttgtatcctttCCTACAACAGAGACCATTTTTTGATTATCATGGAAGAGAAAATTCActtccaggaaaaaaataataataattaactgtaaaaaagaaaaaaaatagaacaaggttaatttatttattattgtaatttatttaaaaaaaatcctttatttgtgaataagaactttttttaaattttttttttttttttttttttttatatatctcaaAAGGAATGAGAATTTGAGgtattattttcactttttctcCTTGAGGAAGGATACATTTTGCCTCTGGCCTTACTTAAAGGAAAGATTTAAAGTACATGTATAAGCGTGTGCTAATGTGTGAGGTCCGAGGACGGTCAATCATCTGCTGCCGGCCTCACGTGCACTATACGTTTTCTCTGTAGGGCTCGTGGGCACAGGCATCTTAATATCGCTCTGTTTTCTAGGGAGACTCACTGAGTCTTGCATATCAAAACTGTCGTggtccatggcaaccaatcagagttgA belongs to Rhinoderma darwinii isolate aRhiDar2 chromosome 8, aRhiDar2.hap1, whole genome shotgun sequence and includes:
- the BBC3 gene encoding bcl-2-binding component 3; the protein is MARPLHDGSTSEPVGNIQAEASRTFPRDVSACEASSSTICEQNLPVSHPTALTSHTLASMCQRRPASRGNPFQNRLEMVNSWDPEPSSTTFEQRNCSYPESFSTGETTAYGLRHTAHDHSRVGMDTDVSNQNDPQGDRPLAGEMPIEREIALRLRRIGDQMNERYLQRMQIGQRQWWGPLRWHLTQIISEIVTALYNPLVDILP